The following coding sequences lie in one Streptomyces venezuelae genomic window:
- a CDS encoding FecCD family ABC transporter permease, translating to MSTVASARVRPAGYAVLRVRRAAFLVHRRATAVGAVLTVLLAAGCLAYLCVGESFVHPVEALKVVLGQPSPDELVVGTLREPRMVVGLLVGAAFGVAGALIQTVARNPLASPDIIGISHGASALTVGALTLGVTSYTVLPYLSVLGGITAAALVYVFAWRGGLHAARFVLIGIGFAVALRSVTTLFMTKGDYLVAQQAQIWMTGSLNGRGWAEANPLALTLLVLLPFVLWAARAQRAVGLDDDTTTALGTRLGHVRLGLVLLGVVLASVATGAAGPVDFVALLAPQTARRLTRTAQLPLLCSALLGALIVVLADLLARRLFSPTELPVGVLTAAVGAPCLIWLIVRSRTVRPGGTP from the coding sequence GTGAGTACGGTCGCGTCGGCCCGGGTCCGGCCCGCCGGGTACGCGGTGCTGCGGGTGCGCCGCGCCGCCTTCCTCGTGCATCGGAGGGCCACCGCGGTCGGGGCCGTGCTCACCGTGCTGCTCGCGGCGGGCTGTCTCGCGTACCTCTGTGTCGGAGAGTCCTTCGTCCACCCCGTCGAGGCCCTGAAGGTCGTCCTCGGGCAGCCCTCCCCCGACGAGCTGGTCGTCGGCACGCTCCGCGAACCCCGCATGGTGGTGGGCCTGTTGGTCGGCGCCGCGTTCGGGGTGGCGGGCGCGCTCATCCAGACCGTCGCCCGCAACCCCCTCGCCAGCCCCGACATCATCGGCATCAGCCACGGCGCGAGCGCGCTGACCGTCGGCGCGCTGACCCTCGGCGTCACCTCGTACACCGTCCTGCCCTACCTGTCCGTGCTCGGCGGGATCACCGCGGCCGCCCTCGTGTACGTCTTCGCGTGGCGCGGCGGACTGCACGCCGCCCGCTTCGTCCTCATCGGCATCGGCTTCGCCGTCGCCCTGCGCTCCGTGACGACGCTGTTCATGACCAAGGGCGACTACCTCGTCGCCCAGCAGGCGCAGATCTGGATGACGGGCTCCCTCAACGGCCGCGGCTGGGCCGAGGCGAACCCGCTCGCCCTGACCCTGCTCGTCCTGCTGCCCTTCGTCCTGTGGGCGGCCCGCGCCCAGCGCGCGGTCGGCCTGGACGACGACACGACGACGGCCCTCGGGACGCGCCTCGGCCACGTACGCCTCGGGCTCGTCCTCCTCGGCGTCGTCCTCGCCTCGGTGGCGACCGGCGCCGCGGGCCCCGTGGACTTCGTGGCGCTCCTCGCCCCGCAGACCGCCCGCAGGCTGACCCGCACCGCGCAGCTCCCCCTGCTGTGCTCGGCGCTGCTCGGCGCCCTCATCGTCGTCCTCGCCGACCTCCTCGCCCGGCGGCTCTTCTCCCCCACCGAGCTGCCCGTCGGCGTCCTCACCGCGGCCGTCGGAGCGCCCTGTCTGATCTGGCTCATCGTCCGCAGCCGAACCGTCCGCCCTGGAGGCACGCCGTGA